The region GAACAAGTCAAGGCAGAGACGTCAGCAGATCCGACTATTAGCCTTAATGCAGAGCGTGAGGGAGACGATAATAAACTTGGTTTAGGCTTGTCTATCCCATTACAAATACGCAATAACTACAGCGATACCTTAGCTGTTGCCAGTCAGGAGATAGCGATTGCTGAGCAGCGTTATTTAACCAGTGAACGCGTACTCACTCAACAGCAAAAAAAATTCAATCTAAGCCTTCCTCGGTTAACTGAGCGCTATCAAGACTGGCGTGAACTGGTGCTGGGTTCTGGTCAGGAAGCTGCATTGGCTCTAAGTCAGCAATGGAAATCGGGTGATATTAATACCAGTGATTACCTGCAGAGCCAGCGTCTCTTGTCGAGTAGCTATTTAGCTGGTCTATCACTAGAGACGGCGCTCTATTCAAGCTGGCTTGAATGGATGGGGGCAAGCGGACAGCTAGAGACTTTCTTAAACTCTCAGCTTTCAGTGACCTTTAACAATGGGCCTATCAGCAGCATTCTTGCTCACTAATTAGATTGGAATTGAAGAATATGAAACATCACACAAGTTGTAAAGTCAGTAACATTAACGCGATGACTAAAGCCATGATTAACGCGAAGTGCTTTGGATTAGTTATTGCATTAGCTGCGGTTATCTCTACTCCAATGGCTACATTTGCAGGTGAAGGTCATGATCATGCAAGTGAAGAACAAACGGTGAAACAAGAGCAACATACCAGCGGTGAAGAAGAGTCGCATGCGCTGGTATTCACTGATGAGCAGCAGTCTCTTGCTGGTATCAAAGTAGAAAAACTATCCACCCAACCTTTTAGTTTAGAGGCCGTTGCTACCGCAACACTTGTGGTGGATCGTGATAGAACAATGACACTGGCACCACAACTGGATGTGAGAATTGAGCAGCGCCATGTGGTGCCGGGGCAAGAGGTGACTGAAGGTCAACCTTTATTAACGTTAGGGGGCGTGGCTGTTGCACAAGCTCAAGCTGATTATATTACGGCTTCAGCAGAGTGGAGCCGAGTGAGTCGTATGAGTAAAAGTGCAGTGAGTGCAAGTCGCCGCCTCCAAGCTCAGGTTGATGCCGAATTAAAGCGTGCGATTTTAGAGGCGATGAAAATGACCTCAAAACAGATCATATTGTTAGAGTCTAATCCTCAAAAGATAGGTAGCTACCAGTTATTGGCACCGATTAACGGTCGTGTTCAACAAGATACTGCCAAGCTAGGGCAAATAGTGTTAGCGGGTACGCCTTTAATGCAGTTAACCGATGAATCTCATTTGTGGGTTGAAGCGCAAGTCACTCCAGCTCAATCAGAGAAAATAAGTATAGGCAGTGCAGCACTTGTTAGGGTCGGCGAGAGAAGTATAGAGGCTAAGGTGATCGGGCGTTCTCATGAATTAGACAGTATTACTCGTACCGAGAAAATTTTAGTGAGCTTGGAAAATCTCGGCCATGTGATCCATGCGGGGCAATTTGCAGAATTATACCTATCCGATCCTGTTAGCGGGGGAGCAGTGCTTCCTGATGCGGCGCTAACGCGTGGCAGTGATGGTGATTGGCAAGTATTTATTCAAGATGAAGATGGGTTTGAAGCCGTCGAGGTTGAAGTGGTTGAACGTCAGCGTGGCATGAATTTAGTACGCGGACTCGCCCCAGATAGTCAGGTTGTGGTGTCGGGTGCTTTTTTCTTAGCCTCTGAGCAGGCTAAATCTGGTTTCGCGATTCATAACCACTAAGTAATGACATCCAACTAATTCTTGAAAAGTAAGAGGTTCTCTCATGTTACAGAGATTAATTGAGGTTGCTATTCGCAACCGTTTATTGGTGGCATTAGGCCTAGTCGTCATCGCGATAGCCAGTGTGGTCATGTTACCGAAATTAAATCTGGATGCATTTCCAGATGTCACCAATGTTCAGGTGACGGTGAATACTGAAGCTGAAGGTTTGGCGGCCGAAGAAGTTGAAAAATTGATTAGCTACCCCGTTGAATCGGCAATGTATGCATTGCCTGCGGTAACCGAAGTACGTTCATTGTCACGTACAGGCTTGTCGATGGTGACGGTGGTGTTTGCCGAAGGAACAGATATCTATTTTGCTCGTCAACAGGTCTTTGAGCAATTACAGGCAGCGCGTGAGATGATCCCTGATGGGATTGGTATGCCTGAAATTGGTCCTAATACGTCGGGGTTGGGGCAGATTTATCAATATATTTTGCGTGCTGATCCTGATGCTGGTATAGACTCAGCTGAACTACGTAGTCTTAATGACTATCTGGTAAAGCTGATTATGATGCCTGTTGGTGGCGTGACAGAAGTCCTCTCATTTGGTGGTGATGTTCGCCAATATCAAGTGCAAATTGATCCCAATAAACTGCTTAGTTACGATCTTTCTATGGAAGAGGTGACGACGGCACTTGAGAGTAACAACCGCAATGCAGGCGGTTGGTTCATGGAGCAGGGCCAAGAGCAGCTAGTGGTGCGTGGTTATGGTCTGTTGCCAACCGGAGATGCTGGATTAAAGGCGATTGCACAGATCCCGTTAACAGAATTTTCCGGTACGCCCATTCGAGTGGGTGATATTGCTAAGGTTGCTTATGGCAGCGAAATTCGTGTTGGCGCGGTTACCATGACTCGTCGTGATGAGGCGGGTAATCCACAGCATTTAGGTGAAGTGGTCGCCGGCGTTATCTTGAAGCGTATGGGGGCCAATACTAAGGCGACCATCGATGATATCAATGCAAGAACGGCGCTAGTAGAGCAGGCTCTTCCTGAAGGGGTTACCTTTGAAGTGTTTTATGATCAGGCTGATCTAGTGACTCAAGCTGTTACCACTGTGCGTGATGCGCTGTTGATGGCATTTGTGTTTATTGTGGTTATTTTGGCACTGTTTCTCGTTAATATACGTGCGACCTTGCTCGTGCTGCTATCTATCCCTGTTGCTATTTGTCTTGCCTTAATGGTGATGTCTTATTTTGGTGTGTCGGCAAACTTAATGTCACTTGGTGGACTGGCTGTGGCCATTGGTATGCTAGTGGATGGCTCCGTGGTGATGGTTGAGAATATCTTTAAACATCTGACTCAACCAGATAGACGCCATTTAAACGATGCTCGAGCTAGATCGGGTGGTGAAGTAGACCCACATCATGTCGATGAAGACGGTGCTAAAATAGATGCCGGAGATGGTATCGCTTTGCGAGTGATGTTGGCCGCCAAAGAGGTGTGTAGTCCTATCTTTTTTGCTACAGCAATTATTATTGTCGTATTTGCTCCTTTGTTTGCCTTAGAAGGGGTTGAAGGTAAGTTATTTCAGCCAATGGCCGTCAGTATCATACTTGCCATGTTATCCGCCTTAGTGGTGGCGTTAATTGCAGTACCTGCCTTAGCGGTATTTCTCTTTAAACGTGGGATCACGCTAAGAGAAAGCCCAGTGCTTAAGCCCATTGATGCGGGTTATCGTCGCTTGTTAACTGTGACGATGGCAAAACCAAAAACGGTGATAATAGCAGCCTTGGTGATGTTTGGTCTTAGTATGGCTTTGCTGCCTCGTTTGGGGACAGAGTTCGTGCCTGAACTTGAAGAGGGGACGATAAATTTACGTGTCACACTTGCGCCAACAGCAAGCCTAGGCACTTCAATCAATGTGGCTCCCAAACTTGAGAAATTACTGTTAGCGTTTCCGGAAGTTGATTATGCGCTTAGCCGAATAGGTGCTCCAGAGCTGGGTGGCGATCCTGAGCCCGTGAGTAATATTGAGATTTATATCGGTTTAAAGCCTATTGAACAGTGGGAGCACGCAGAAACAAGAATAGAGTTACAGCGTAAGATGGAGGAAAAATTAAGTGTTTTCCCTGGGTTGCTGTTTACTTTTTCTCAGCCCATCGCAACGCGAGTTGATGAGTTGCTTTCGGGGGTGAAGGCGCAACTGGCGATTAAAATTTTTGGCCCTGATCTTGATGTGTTGTCAAAAAGTGGCCAAAAACTCAGCGACTTGGTATCAGCGATTCCCGGTGCGGTTGATGTGTCGCTGGAGCAAGTCAGTGGTGAAGCGCAACTGGTGGTTCGACCTAAACGTGATTTACTGGCGCGTTATGGTATCAGTGTTGATAAAGTCATGAGTCTGGTGAGTCAAGGTATAGGGGGGGGGAGTGCGGGACAAGTTATTGATGGTAACGCCAGGTATGATATCAATGTTCGCTTAGCGCAGGAATATCGAAGTTCTCCTGATGCACTTAGGGATCTGATCTTGAGTGGTGTCAATGGTGCTAAGGTACGTTTAGGTGAAGTGGCGAGCGTTGAAGTTGAGATGGCACCACCGAATATTCGTCGTGATGATGTACAGCGCCGCGTGGTGGTTCAGGCTAATGTTTCCGGTCGTGATATGGGCTCTGTAGTGAAGGATATCTACGCCATCATTCCAGAGGCAGATCTACCTGCTGGTTACACGGTTGTTGTGGGTGGACAGTATGAAAACCAACAACGAGCTCAGCAAAAACTGATGTTAGTTGTGCCTATTTCTATCGGGCTAATTGCCTTATTACTCTTCTTTTCATTTGGTTCGATTAAGCAAGTTGGCCTTATCATGGCCAATGTTCCTTTAGCACTAATAGGCGGTGTGGTCGCGCTATTTATTAGTGGCACTTATCTTTCTGTGCCTAGCTCCATTGGCTTTATTACTTTATTTGGCGTGGCTGTGCTCAATGGTGTGGTCTTGGTGGATTCGATTAACCAAAGGCGTCAGATGGCGCTGAAGGAAAAATTGGGCAGCAATGCCGGTGAAAGTCTATATGATTCAGTGTATGAAGGTACCGTTGGTCGACTACGGCCAGTATTAATGACCGCGTTGACCTCTGCTTTAGGTCTCATTCCTATTTTGATCTCCAGTGGGGTAGGAAGTGAGATCCAGCAGCCATTAGCAGTGGTGATTATCGGCGGCTTGTTTAGCTCAACAGCCTTGACGTTATTGGTACTGCCGACGCTCTATCGATGGATGTATCGCAAGCAAGAAAATGCTTAGTTGTCTGTATTGGACGTAGGTCAATCAAGCTGGTGATACATGGCTACCTTAAATTTACAGTTTAATTTTCACTGATTTTATTGAGCAAGAGGCCCTAATACAGGTGTGGAGCGTTAGTCTGCCGTTGCACCTGATATTGGTAGTAAGGTGATGTAGTATGCGCAGCTGGATGCTGCGTTTTTTTGGAAAGAATGTATGCCACATATTCAAGATGTTGATAGTAAACATATCATTTTGGAGATCATTGAAAAGGCCCACGAATAGAGACTTGAGCCATAAACGGAGCTTGAATAGGTTATTTTTGTAGTTGGGATTTTGCCGCTTCAACTTTCGAGAAGTCTAATCCTAGCTCAACAACGGCCTCTTTGATTAAATTGGGGTTTTGCATGATTAACGCCATCAGTTGTTGTAGTTTCTCTGCTTGGATCCCTAATTGCCCTATGGTACCCATGGCCATTAATGGGTTTTCGGTCAACGTTTGGAATAAATCATTAATCTGCGTGTCAGTGATGTTGTGTTCTTTTAAGATGGCAATAATTGGGTTCATTACTTTACCTTGTGTGTATTTTAGAATTCAATTGGTGTTGATTCTATCACCCCCAAACAATAATTTTGTAACTTTTTAATTATGACGAATACCTGAATGTATTGTTGATTGTGTATGAACATTTAGTCGACGATATTTGTTGGTATTGCTTGTGAGTCGACAAATTCTTTTGCTTGTTGGTAATAAGCATCAAATAAGCCTTCTGCTTTCATTTGGCGAAATACCACGGCTAATTTAACCGCAAGTTCTCTGTGGTGTTGGTGCAGATAACCGTAGGTAGTTGATTCTTCTAAAATAGCTATCATCTTGATATTACTATCGGTAAACTCTGGAGTCATTAATAGGTTGAAAAGATTCATATTTGAATCAATATAAATATCTATTCGACCTCGAAGCAATTTACGTAGTGACTGCTCTGGGCTGGATGAATTACTGAGTCTATCTGGATTGATATATTGAGTCAGTCGTTGGTGAGCTAAGGCCATACCGCGATAATATTCAATATTATACTGGCTATTTTGCAAGTCTTTCCAAGATTGTATGCTGATTGATGGATTAGAGACAAAAGCACTTAATTTATCGATTACAAGGGGTTCTTCTATGCGGATAAGATTAGGGTGTTTCGCCCCGTAAGTTGACACTCTTGACATCTCACCGTCAATCTTACCTAAATCAACCATTCTACTTGCTCTAATAGCGGGCATAATGGAGCATGAAAAATCAATATTCAGACGGGACAAGGCGTCGGTGTAAACCAGCTCTCCCCATTTAGTGTAAAAATTTGTGTTGGGGTCGAGGTAGCAGGCAAAAGTGATTTTTTGCCTATCAACTCCCTGCACCGTAGAGCTTAGCAAGGCAAGTATGATGAAACCGATCCTTTTCAAATTTCGATGCATTTCTATAGGATAACGTCATTTGGAATTGTTGACTAAGTATAGGTGAAAATGTGCTTTTGGTGTTTTTCAATTAGAGTGTGACTCGCTGATTTGCTCTATCAGCGTATAAGGTTTGTAGATTAAGGTGTTGTGGTTTGTGAGTCGATAAGTGTCTGAGCTTGACTAAAATAAGCATCGAACGTTCCCTCTGCTTTCATTTGACGAAATACCTCGGCTAATGTAATGGCAAGCTCACTGTGGCGTTGGTGTAAATAGCCATAGTGAATATGCTCTTCTAGCGTGGTGAGCCGTTGTAGGTGCTCGTTAGCAAATTCGGCAGTGGCTGCTTGCTGGTTAGTTATTTTTGTTGGGCCAACATAAATGTCTATTCTAGCGCGGATTAATTTACGTAAAGATTGTTCAGGTGTTGACGAAGTACTTAATCTATCAGGGCTAATATGTTTGGAGAGTCGTTGATGAGCAAGAAATGAGCCGCGATAATATTCCACTTTATACTGGCTGTTATAGATATCGTTCCAAGAGCGTATGTTGACTAATGGATTATAAGCGAATGCGCTTAAACTTCCACTGGCGATAGACTCATTGATCCGGACTAAGTTGGGATGCTTGGTACCGTAATTTGCATCTCTTGCTATTTCACCATCCACCTTACCTAGATCCGACATTCTGCTTGCCCTGATTGAAGGCATTATAGTATAAGAAAAATCGATGTTGAGGCGGTTAAAGGCGTCGGTGTAAATCAGCTCCACCCATTTTAAATAAACATTGGTGTTTGGTTCGGCATAAAAAGTGAAGCTAAGCTGCTGTCTTTCTACTGTTTGAGCCATGAAACTTAAGGTGGTAATCCAAATAATCATGCTAATTCGTTGTAATACTCGATACATTATAGATCGCTCAAAAGAGAAAATGTGTTGATAAATAGAGTGTAGGACATACCGAGATGGTAAGAGTGTATTTTGGTTGTCCAGTTAGGCTATTAATGATTGTGTAAAGGAATAAAGCCGTTACGGTATTCTTTTCGAGTTGATAAATAGTGTTGCTTGCTGATAATAACTTTCAAATATTCCTTCTGCTTTCATTTGGCGGAATACCTTGGCCAGCTTCTCTGCGAGATCGGAGTGACTTTTGTACAGGTAACCATAAAAGGTGATTTCTTCTAATTGGGCTTGCATTCGAATATTAGTGTCGCTAAATTCAGGAGTGGCTAATATGTCATTGGTGAATGTATCTATACCAATATAGATATCTATTCTTCCTCCCCATTTAGGGCGCATTAGTGTGTATAAGGATTCGTTCGGTGTGGAAGAATTGCTGACTCTGTCTGAGTTGACGTATTGTGACAGCCGTTGCTGAGCAAGGTACGTACCACGATAATATTCAACGGTGTATTGGCTGTTTTGAATATCTTCCCAAGAGTGTATATCGATTAAAGGATCATAAGTAAAAGCGCTTAATTTTCCGCTAATAAGGGGTTCATTGATACGAACTAAATTAGGGTGCATTGTACCGTAATTAGCCGCTCTTCCAGCTTCCCCGTCAATTTTACCTAAATCTGCCATTCTACTTGCCCTGATAGCTGGGAGTACGATGTATGAAAAATCAACATTAAGGCGGGAAAAGGCTTCGGTATAAATCAATTCCCCCCATTTCACCTCGCTGTTGGTGTTAGGATCGGCGTAAAATGCGAGCGTAATATGCTGCCTTTCAGAAGTGTGCACCATGAAACTTGAGATGGTAAGGAGTAGATACACAGTATTTTTTAGTGTTTGATGCATTTTTGATATTTAAAAATAACAGAGTAAGGTCAATTGAGTATAGCTGACACAGTAATAAGTACATTTCAATTGATAGGATAGGGTAAATGGTGAGATTAAGGTTGTGTACCTTGTAACTTTATGGATTGTTTGGCTTGTTTGAAATAAGCATTCAATTTATTTTCTGATTTCATTTGGCGAAGCACACCAGCTAATTGAATAGCAAGTTCTGTATGACGTTGATGCAGGTAACCATAGGAAGAAAACGCTTCCAGTTTCGCAACCATTTGGATATGACTATTGGAAAATTCTGGGCTAGCTAATAGTTCTTTGGTGAGTAAATCTGTATCGATATAAACATCAATTCTACCTCGAAGTAATTTACGTAATGACTGGGCAGGGCTAGATGAATCACTGAGTCTATTTGGTTTGATATATTGAGAGAGCCTTTGGTGAGCAAGAGACATACCACGATAGTATTCGACATTATATTGGCTATTTTGTAGGTCTTTCCAAGAATGTATGACGATTGATGGGTCATAAGTAAATACGCTTAGATTAGCAGTGATGAGAGGTTCTTCTATACGAACTAAATTAGGGTGTTTAGTAGCATAGTTTGCGACTCTAATTGGTTCGCCATCGACTTTACCTAAATCAACCATGTTACTGGCTCTGAGTGCCGGCATG is a window of Shewanella sp. VB17 DNA encoding:
- a CDS encoding DUF2999 family protein; protein product: MNPIIAILKEHNITDTQINDLFQTLTENPLMAMGTIGQLGIQAEKLQQLMALIMQNPNLIKEAVVELGLDFSKVEAAKSQLQK
- a CDS encoding efflux RND transporter periplasmic adaptor subunit, which produces MKHHTSCKVSNINAMTKAMINAKCFGLVIALAAVISTPMATFAGEGHDHASEEQTVKQEQHTSGEEESHALVFTDEQQSLAGIKVEKLSTQPFSLEAVATATLVVDRDRTMTLAPQLDVRIEQRHVVPGQEVTEGQPLLTLGGVAVAQAQADYITASAEWSRVSRMSKSAVSASRRLQAQVDAELKRAILEAMKMTSKQIILLESNPQKIGSYQLLAPINGRVQQDTAKLGQIVLAGTPLMQLTDESHLWVEAQVTPAQSEKISIGSAALVRVGERSIEAKVIGRSHELDSITRTEKILVSLENLGHVIHAGQFAELYLSDPVSGGAVLPDAALTRGSDGDWQVFIQDEDGFEAVEVEVVERQRGMNLVRGLAPDSQVVVSGAFFLASEQAKSGFAIHNH
- a CDS encoding efflux RND transporter permease subunit, which gives rise to MLQRLIEVAIRNRLLVALGLVVIAIASVVMLPKLNLDAFPDVTNVQVTVNTEAEGLAAEEVEKLISYPVESAMYALPAVTEVRSLSRTGLSMVTVVFAEGTDIYFARQQVFEQLQAAREMIPDGIGMPEIGPNTSGLGQIYQYILRADPDAGIDSAELRSLNDYLVKLIMMPVGGVTEVLSFGGDVRQYQVQIDPNKLLSYDLSMEEVTTALESNNRNAGGWFMEQGQEQLVVRGYGLLPTGDAGLKAIAQIPLTEFSGTPIRVGDIAKVAYGSEIRVGAVTMTRRDEAGNPQHLGEVVAGVILKRMGANTKATIDDINARTALVEQALPEGVTFEVFYDQADLVTQAVTTVRDALLMAFVFIVVILALFLVNIRATLLVLLSIPVAICLALMVMSYFGVSANLMSLGGLAVAIGMLVDGSVVMVENIFKHLTQPDRRHLNDARARSGGEVDPHHVDEDGAKIDAGDGIALRVMLAAKEVCSPIFFATAIIIVVFAPLFALEGVEGKLFQPMAVSIILAMLSALVVALIAVPALAVFLFKRGITLRESPVLKPIDAGYRRLLTVTMAKPKTVIIAALVMFGLSMALLPRLGTEFVPELEEGTINLRVTLAPTASLGTSINVAPKLEKLLLAFPEVDYALSRIGAPELGGDPEPVSNIEIYIGLKPIEQWEHAETRIELQRKMEEKLSVFPGLLFTFSQPIATRVDELLSGVKAQLAIKIFGPDLDVLSKSGQKLSDLVSAIPGAVDVSLEQVSGEAQLVVRPKRDLLARYGISVDKVMSLVSQGIGGGSAGQVIDGNARYDINVRLAQEYRSSPDALRDLILSGVNGAKVRLGEVASVEVEMAPPNIRRDDVQRRVVVQANVSGRDMGSVVKDIYAIIPEADLPAGYTVVVGGQYENQQRAQQKLMLVVPISIGLIALLLFFSFGSIKQVGLIMANVPLALIGGVVALFISGTYLSVPSSIGFITLFGVAVLNGVVLVDSINQRRQMALKEKLGSNAGESLYDSVYEGTVGRLRPVLMTALTSALGLIPILISSGVGSEIQQPLAVVIIGGLFSSTALTLLVLPTLYRWMYRKQENA